CGGCCGTTGCGGCCGAATAGCTTTCAGAGTCGGGGAGTTAAGAGCATGGGCAAGCCCACCGGCTTTCTTGAGATCGAACGCCAGGACCGCGTCTATGACGCCCCGTCCGAGCGCCTGAAGACCTGGAAGGAGTTCACCCAGCCGCTGGCGACGTCGGCCGTGGCCGGCCAGGCCGCGCGCTGCATGGATTGCGGGATTCCGTTCTGCCACACCGGCTGTCCGGTCAATAACCAGATCCCCGACTTCAACAACCTGGTCTATCGCGACCAGTGGCAGGCGGCGCTGGAGAACCTGCAGTCGACCAACAACTTCCCGGAGTTCACCGGGCGGGTCTGTCCCGCGCCCTGCGAGGCTGCCTGCACGCTGAACATCGTCGATGCGCCCGTGACCATAAAGACCATCGAATGCCAGATCGTCGATCGCGGCTGGGACGAGGGCTGGATCAAGCCGCAGGGTTCGCCCCGCGGCACCGGCAAGCGCATCGCGGTGGTGGGTTCGGGCCCGGCGGGGCTGGCCTGCGCTCAACAGCTGGCCCGGGCCGGCCATGCGCCCACCGTGTTCGAGAAGAGCGACCGGATCGGCGGCCTGCTGCGCTACGGCATCCCGGACTTCAAGATGGAGAAGCATCTGATCGATCGCCGGATCGCCCAGATGGAGCAGGAAGGCGTGATCTTCCGCACCAATTTCGAGGTCGGTGTCACCGTTTCGGTCCAGCGCCTGCTGGACGATTACGACGTGCTTGTCATGGCCGGCGGGGCGGAGAACCCGCGCGATCTGGAGATCCCCGGCCGCGAGCTCACCGGCGTCCACTACGCCATGGATTTCCTCACTCAGCAGAACAAGCGCAACGCCGGCGACGACGAGCTGCGCGCCGCGCCCACAGGCGCGATCTCGGCAACCGGCAAGCATGTGATCGTGATCGGCGGCGGCGACACGGGCAGCGACTGCATCGGCACCTCGAACCGCCATGGCGCGGCCTCGGTCACTCAGCTCGAGATCATGCCGCAGCCGCCGGCTCGCGAGAACAAGTTCATGACCTGGCCGGACTGGCCGCTGAAGCTGCGCACCTCGTCCAGCCAGGAAGAGGGCTGTGAGCGCGATTTCGCCGTGACCACCAAGCAGGTGCTGGGCTCCAACGGCAAGGTCGAGGCCATCGAGTGCGCCCGCATCGAATGGGTGACCGGCGAGGGCGGTCGCCAGACCCCGCAGGAGGTCCCGGGCAGCGCCTTCAAGCTGCCGGCCGATCTGGTCCTGCTGGCCATGGGCTTCGTCGGGCCGCGGCACAATGAATTCATCGAACAGGCCGCCGTCGAGTTGGACCCCCGCGGCAACGTCAAGGCCCCGGTGACGGACTACAAGACCTCGACACCGAACATCTTCTCCTGCGGCGACATGCGGCGCGGCCAGTCCCTGGTGGTCTGGGCGATCCGCGAGGGCCGCCAGTGCGCCCAGGCCGTCGACGCCTATCTGATGGGCGTCAGCAAGCTGCCAAGGTAGTCGCTGATCGTCGGTCGGTGAGCTTGGCCTTTCGGGGACGCGTTGAGCCGGGCTAAACGGGAGGCATGACCGCTTTCCGCGCCGCGGCGTTCGCCGCCGTCCTCGCCCTGGTTCCCGGCCTCGCCGCCGCGCAGCCAGAACCGCTCACCGTCTACAGCGGCGCGACCCTGATCGACGGGACCGGCGCGTCGCCGAAGCCCGGCATGTCGATCCTGGTCAGGGGAGAGCGCATCGAGCGGGTCTGGCGGGAGGGGGAGATCGCCCTCAAGCTGCCGCCGCAGACCAAGGTGGTGGACGTTTCCGGCCAGTACGTCCTGCCCGGCCTGACCGACAGCCACCAGCATCTGGCCACGCCGCCGGCGCGGGCCTGGGCCGAGGCGGAGCTGAAGCGCAGCCTCTATGGCGGGATCACCTCGATCCGCGACATGGCCGACGACCTGCGCAACGTGTCCGACCTGGCTCGGGCGACGCGGATCGGCGAGATCGCCGGTCCCGACATCTACTACGCCGCGCTGATGGCCGGGCCGTCGTTCTTCGAGGACAGTCGCGTTCACGCGGCCTCGCGCGGCGCCAAGGCGGGCGAGGTCGGCTGGATGCAGGCGATCGGACCGCAGACCGACCTGTCGCTGGCGGTGGCCCAGGCGCGCGGTCTCGGCGCCTCGGCGATCAAGGTCTATGCGAACCTGCCGGGCGAGACCGTGGCCGCGATCGCCGCCGAGGCTCACCGCCAGGGCGTGCCGATCTGGGCCCATGCGGCGGTGTTTCCCGCCACGCCCGAGCAGGTGCTGGACGCCAAGGCCGACGTGGTCAGCCATGTCTGCATGCTGGCCTACCAGGTGTCAGCCCCGATCCCCGGCCAGTACCACAACCGCGCCGCCGTCGAAGAGAGCCGCTTCGGCAAGGGTGTCCACCCCGAGATGGCCAGACTCTACGACAGGATGAGGGCCGACGGCGTGGTGTTGGACGCCACGGTGCGGATCTACGAGGCCATGAAGGGCCGCCCGACCAAGCCCTATTGTTCGACGGAGCTGGCCGCGCGGCTGACGCGCGAGGCGCTTGAGGCGGGCGTCAGTATCTCGGCCGGCACCGACGGCGCCTCGGCCCCGGAGGCCGCCTATCCCGCCCTGCACGAGGAGCTGGAATTGCTGGTGGACAGGGCCGGCTTCACGCCCATGCAGGCCATCGTGGCGGCCACGCGCAACGGCGCGCTCTCGGTGCGCCGGGACCCCGACTTCGGGACCATCGAGGCCGGCAAGCTGGCCAACCTGGTGTTCGTCGCCAAGGACCCCACCGCCGACATAGGCAACCTGCGCACCGTGGTCACCACCGTGAAGCGCGGCGTGGCCTATTCCCGCGCCGACTACGATCCCAAGGCCGACCTGGCCGCACGAAGGAGCCAGCCATGATCTCCCGCCGCCAGACCCTCGGCTTCGCCGCCGCCCTCGCGGCAGGACCGGCCCTCGCTCGCACCGAAAAGCCGATTATCGTCAACGCCTTGGGGGGACTATCGAACCCCAACCTGCAGATCGGCCGCCCCGCGGGGCCGGCTGCGGACACCTCGGTAACGGACTTCGACGCCCGGGGCCTGCGCGACGCCAAGGCATCCGGCCTGACGGCGGTGAACATCACGCTGGGCTATGTGGCCGGGCCGCAGGAGCCTTACGCCTATACGCTGAAGACCCTCGATGTCTGGGACAGGATCATCGCCGACAACGCCGCCGACCTGACCCTGGTGCGAAAGGCGGCCGACATCGCCAAGGCCGGAGCGGCCGGCAGGATCGGCGTGATCTACGGCTTCCAGAACGCTGTGCAGATCGGCGAGAAGCTGGAGCGCATCGACGAGTTCGCCGCGCGCGGCGTGCGGATCGTCCAGCTCACCTACAACCTCCCCAACATCCTGGGCGACGGCTCGATGGCGCCGGAGAACCGCGGCCTGACGCCGGCGGGACGTGAGGTGGTGGCAGGCCTTAACCGCGCCCGGCTGATGGTCGACCTGTCGCACTCCGGCGAGCGGACCTGCCTGGACGCCCTGGCCGAGTCCAAGGCGCCCATTTCGATCAACCACACCGGCTGCCGGGCGCTGACCGACCTGCCGCGCAACAAGACCGACGCCGAGCTGCGCGGGGTGGCGGAGAAGGGGGGCTTCGTCGGAATCTACTTCATGCCGTTCCTGAAACCGACCAGCCAGGCCAGCGCCGCCGACGTGGCGGCCCATATCGAGCACGCGCTGAAGATCTGCGGCGAAGACCATGTGGGGATCGGCACCGACGGCTCGGTGGCCACCATCGACGACATGGAGGCCTACAAGGCCGCGCTGGCCCAGGAGCATGCCGAGCGAAAGGCCGCCGGCATCGCCGCCAAGGGCGAGCGGGCCGACACTCAGCCCTTCGTCATGGATCTGCGCGGGCCTGACCAGTTCCGCAAGCTGGCGGGGCTTCTGAAAGCGCGGGGCCACAGCCAGCGGGTGATCGACAAGGTGATGGGCCGGAACTTCGTCAGCTACGCCGAGCGCGTCTGGGGCTAGCCCATGAACCGCCCGGCCACCCAATAGGTGACCGCCGAGATCGCCGCGGCCGCCGGGATGGTGATCACCCAGGCCGTTACGATCCGCCGCGCCACGCCCCAGCGCACCGCCGAGACCCGCCGCGCCGCGCCGACGCCGACGATGGCGCCGGTGATGGTGTGGGTTGTGGAGACCGGCACGCCCAGGCTGGTGGCCGCGAACAGGGTGATGGCCCCGCCGGTCTCGGCGCAGAAGCCTTGCATGGGGGTCAGCCTGGTGATCTTCGAGCCCATGGTGTGGACGATCCGCCAGCCGCCGAACAGCGTCCCCAGTCCCATGGCCGCCTGACAGGACAGCACCACCCACAGCGGCACGTGGAACTCGCCTGAGGCCGGGCCCATGCCGTGGGCGATCAGAAGGGCGGCGATGATGCCCATGGTCTTCTGGGCGTCATTGCCGCCATGGCCCAGCGAGTAGAGCGAGGCCGAGACGAACTGCATCTTGCGGAAAACCCCATCCACCGCGAACGGGGTGAAGCGGATGAAGGACCACGAGACGATCAGGGTCAGGAGCAGGGCCAGGACGAAGCCCGTGCCGGGCGACAGCACGATGGCCGCCAGGGTCTTGTTGAGGCCGACCCAGATCACCGCGTCCGTCCCGGCCTTGGCCAGGCCCGCGCCCACCAGCCCGCCGATCAGGGCGTGGGAGGACGATGACGGGATCGCCGCCCACCAGGTGAGCAGGTTCCAGCCGATGGCGCCCATCAGGGCCGAGAAGATCAGGCCGTCGGTGATCAGGTTGGGCTCGATGAGCCCCGCGCCCACCGTCTTGGCCACGTGCAGGCCGAAGAACAGGAAGGCGATGAAGTTGAAGAAGGCCGCCCAGGCCACGGCCGCGAAGGGCGGCAACACACGGGTCGCCACGATGGTGGCGATGGAGTTGGCCGCATCGTGCAGGCCGTTCAGGAAGTCGAACGCCAGGGCGACGACGACCAGGAAGATCAGGAGCGGCGTGAAGCCGAGAAGGTCCACCTGGCGTTCCCTAGACCTGCTCGATCACGATGCCGCTGATGCGGTTCGCCACGTCTTCGAAGCGGTCCATCACCTTCTCCAGGTGGCCGTAGATGTCGACGCCGACCACGAAGGCCATGGGGTCTCCGGCGCGGTGGGCCAGGAACAGCGCCTTGCGTCCGGCGTCGTAGATCGCGTCTGAGCGGTCCTCGATCTGGGTGATATGCTCGGTCAACTCGTTCAGCCGGTGGGCGTTCTGGCGCATCTTGTCCAGCAGGCCGACCGCCTCACGGGTCAGCAGCGCGGCCTCGACGATGATGTCGGCCATCTCGCGCATGGGATCTTCGAACTCGCGCAGCTCGAACAGGGTGATGACCTTGGCGGTCTTCTGCATCTGGTCGATGGCGTCGTCGAGCGAGGTGGTCAGGTCCTTGATGTCGCTGCGGTCGAAGGGGGTGATGAAGGTCCGGCGGACGGCGGTCAGCACCTCACGGGTGATCTCGTCGGCGGCGTTCTCATGAGCCACCACCCGGGCGCAGGCGGCGGGCACGCCGTCGCCGCCCTTCAGGACGTCGCGCAGGGCGGCGGCGCCCTCGACCAGGGTCTCGGCATGGGCCCTGAACAGGTGGAAGAACTTCTCTTCCTTCGGCATCATCGCCTGAAACCAGCTCAGCATCTTCGATCCGTCGCCAGAATATCGGCCGAGCTTCGAGCCGGCCCCCCGGCGGCTCTTAGCGTGTTCGCGCCTCGGCGGCGAGCGCGGCTTCGCGTCGAAAGACCGCAAGTCGCTCGCCCTCGAACAGCGGCTTCCATCCATCGCCGATGAGATCGTGGGGGCCGACCACCACCACGGTGTCGTAGTCGGCCAGGACGCCGGTTCCGACGTCCGCATTGGGCTCTGTCAGGATCATGTACGGTCGGCCCCGCAGGCCCAGCAGGACCAGGTGATGGACGTCCATGCCGTCGACGACCGCCGCGGCCCGCTCCGGCTGCCGCGCGATCAGAGAGTGGGCGGCCTGCAGTTCGGCCTGGAGGGTCGCGCGCTCCGGGGCGATCGCGCCGCGCCAACGCAGGTCCAGGAAGGTCGAGAGCAGGCCCAGGGTTACGAAATAGGCGAGCCAGGCGACCGATGTCCGGATCCGGGTGAGGCAGGCGACCGCCACGGCGAGGCTGGCGACGACCGCCATCCCAAACAGCGGCGCCCCGGCGTCGAAGTTCCAGCGGGCGAGATGGGGACGGTAGAAGGCGGTGAGCGCCGAGCCGTCCCAGGGGAAGATGGCCATGCCGCGCAGCATGCAGACGGCGAGGCCCGCCACGCCAACGAGGGTCACCAGCCCCATGGCGATGCGCCACGGACGGCCGCCGCCACGCTGGAATTCAGCGATGAACGGAGCCGCGGCGAGCCAGATGATCGGCACGAAGAACTCGAAATAGCGGCCCCAGAGGCGGCCGGTCTCGTTCGGTCCGTAGACCAGGGCCTTTCCCGCGAAGATCGCCACCATGGCCAGGGTGGCGGCCAGGGCCAGCAGGACCAGGAGGAAGGCGGTCTCCGTCTCGTCCAGGCGATAGCCGCCGCGGCGCAGGCTCCAGCGCCAACGGGCGACGATCCGCGCCAGGCCCGTGGCGATGGGCACGCCGGCAAGCAGCAGGCTGGCGGACGCCATGGCGGCCAGGGCCCACAGCGCCCGCCGAAGCTCCTCTAGCCCGGTCGGGCTGTCGAGGGCGCGGACATAGTGGCCGCCGAGGAAGAAGGTGAAGGGTTGGGTGATCGGCGCGCCGACCGCCAGCTGGGCGAGATTGCCCGCCGCCAGGAAGGCCACCGCGAACAGCACGATCCGTGCGGTGAAGACCCAGAGCTGCCGGCGGCCCAGCAGGCCGTCCAGGACCGCCAGGACCATGAAGGCGGCGGCCACGGCCACGCCTTGCGGCTTGATGAGAGTCAGCAGGCCTGTCAGCGCTCCGGCCAGCAGGGCGTGGACCGCCGGGCGGTCCAGATAGAGGCGGGTTGTGGATAGGACCAGCACGCCCAGCAAGCCGACGTACCAACCTTCCGGCAAGGCGGTGAAGACGAAGCGGTAATAGGGGAAGGCCAGGGCCAGCAGCAGGAAGCCGCCAGAGCGCCAGTCGGCGAGCTTCGACCGCACGGCCATCCAGACCAGGACCAGTCCGCCGAAATAGGCCCCGGCGCCCAGCACGCGCAGCCATTCCAGCAGGTGCTCGGTCCCGTAGGTGACGGCGCGGATGATCAGCAGGAAGACGGTGTTGTTGAGCGCCTGCAGCTGCGGGGCGAGCCGCGGATCGCCGGCCATCGCCTTGCCGTAGAGGGCGTGGATCAGATAGGCGCCTTCGTCGCCCGCATAGATCGGCTCGGCCGCGAAGATCTGGTTCACATAGGCCAGCACCACCGCCAGGCCGGCCAGCACGAGCAGGCCCATGGCCAGGCGCGCGCCGAAGTTGTCTTCCGAACCGTCGTCCCCGGCGCTCATGGGCGCAATCTGGCCGTTCGCGGCGAGCGTGACTAGGGCCGGAGCCTTGCTTTCGAATTCGAGGGCCGCCTGGCTTTCGTCCTCGCCTAGCGTCGGCTGTCCAGCGCCATCCGTACCGCCAGGGCGCCCAGCACCGTGCCCATCAGCCAGCGCTGGACCATGGCCCAGGTCGGGCGGGCGGCCAGGAACCTGGCCACCGAGCCGGCGGCCAGGATCATCACCCCGTTGCAGGCCACGCTGGCCGTGATCTGGGTGGCGCCCAGGATCATGCCCTGGGCCAGGATGTCGCCGCGCTCGGGGTGCATGAACTGCGGCAGCAGCGAGAGGTAAAGCACCGCGGCCTTGGGGTTCAGCAGGTTGGTGAACAGGCCCATGGCGAAGAGCCGGGCGTCGCCGTGCGGCTCCAGCTCGCGCACCGCGAAGGGGGAGGCGGCGCCGGGCTTCAACGCCTGCCAGGCCAGCCAGGCCAGGTAGCAGGCGCCGGTGATCCGCATCACGTCATAGGCGATCGGCACGGCCATGACGATCGCCGTCAGGCCGATCACGGCCGAGACCATGTAGAAGATGAACCCGGCCGCCACCCCGGCCAGGGACATGAACCCCGCGCGGCGGCCCTGGCTGATGGACCGCGAGATCAGGTAGATCATGTTGGGGCCGGGCGTCATGGCCATGCCCAGCGCGATCAGTCCGAAAGCGATCCAGTCCGTCCAGACGACCATGCCGCGGCTCCCCTGCTTGGAGCCCGGCTATAGCTGCAGGCCTTGAGTCCCGCGCGCCAGAAATCCCGCGTGGATCGTTAGGCGCGCTCTCAGCGGGTGGGGATCTCGATATCGCAGACGGTGAAGTCGGCGCCCCTGGCGGCGCGGACCCTGCCGACCAGGGCCTTGAAGGCCGCCCCGCGCTCGTCCAGCACCTCGACCCTGGGGCGTTCGGCGGCGGGGATGTCGGCGGCGACCCGGACGCGGATCATCCGGTCGGGATTGGCAGGCGGCTCGCCGACCGCCATGGCGCGCACCACGTCCAGGCCCTTCACCACCCGACCCCAGACCGTGTAGTCGCCGTCCAGCCGGCGGCTGGCCTGGCGCATGAAGAAGATCTCGCTGTTGGCGGTTGTGACGGCCTCCTGCCGTCCCATGCCGGCGACGCCGGGGCAGTAGGCGCCGGTTGCGCGGCGGCCCAGCGGGTTCGTATCCAGCAGGTCCTGGGCGCCGATGAAGGGCGTCGATCCGACGAAGCCCTCCACCGCGTCGCTGGTGTCGCGGACGATGGGGTGGGGCTGGTCGGGTTTGAGGCGGAAGGTGAACTCCGGCGCCAGGTCGGGGTGTCTGGAGACCCCGCCGTCCTTGTTGTCCGGGTTGCCGGTCTGGTCGACGAAGTCCTCGATCACCCGGTGGAACAGCAGGCCGTCATAGACCCCCTCCCGCGCCAGCAGCTTGATCCGCTCCACCGCCCTGGGCGCCAGATCGGGCCGCATCTCCACGACGATCGTTCCCTTGGAGGTCTCGATGACCAGGGTCTCGGTGGGATCGAGGGACCGCCAGTCGGCGGCCTGGGCGGCGGCCGAAATCGACAGGGCGGCCATACAGAAAGTGAATAGACGAAGCATGTTCTCGACTATCGACAAACCGTCGCCTTTCGCAACGGGCCCAGCTTACTAACTTGTAATGCACGCTACCTTGCACCGATCACTACCGTGCGATACACGTTAGCTCGAATTGGAGGTGCGCGTCGTGGCGGAAGCCGTTCAAGTCCAGCTGAAGAAGGGGGTGCTCGAGCTCTGCGTGCTCGCGCTGCTCTCCCGACAGGACAGCTACGCCTATGAGATCGCGAGCCGTTTGGCCGAGGGGATCGATATGGGGGAAGGCACCATCTATCCGTTGATGCGAAGGATGCAGACCGACGGGCTGGTCGACACCTATCTGGTGGAGAGCTCTTCCGGTCCGCCACGCAAGTATTACAAGCTGACGGAGGCCGGGAAGCAGAGCTTCACGGCCCAGAAGGCGGAATGGGCGGCGTTTTCCCGCGCCGTCGAGGCCATCCTGGGAGAGACGAAATGACCCGGCAGGCCTTCATCGACCGGTTGCGCCTGGGTCTCTCGGGAATGCCCCCGCAGGCCATCGCCGACGCCATCGCCGACTATGAGGCGCACTTCGACGAGGGGCTGGCCGCCGGCCGCTCCGAGGAGGAGGTGGCAACCGCCCTGGGCGATCCCGCCCGGCTGGCGCGCGAGCTGCGCGCCGAGGTCGGCCTCAAGAAGTGGGAGGAGCAGCGCAATCCCTCGGCGGCGGCCGGCGCGATCTTCGCCGTGCTTGGCCTGGGCGCCATCGACCTGCTGATCCTGCTGCCGATCCTGATGGCGGTGGCCGGAACCCTGTTTGGCCTGATCATCGCGGTGGTGGCGGTGTTCTTCGCCGGCGGCGCCGTGTTCGCGGTGGGCCCGTTCTTCCAGCCCCCGGGCGGGACAGCGGCGGCCCTGCTGGGCGGTATCGGTCTGATGGCCCTGGCGAGCTCCGCCGGCGCCTTGCTGACCCTGGTGGTCATCGGCTTCGTCAACGCCCTGGTCTGGTACGGGCGCCTCCACTACCGGCTGCTGAAGCCGGCCATCGAACCGCAAGTGCAGGGGTGAGTTCCATGATCCGCGTCCTCGTCCTCATCGCCATCACGGGATTCTTCGTCGGGGTGGTGGCGCTCTCCAGCGCCGCGGCCATCGGCGGACCCGACCTTGCCGCGCGCAACTGGCACTGGATCAATCACTGGAGCGAGATCGACTGGGACCATGTCGATCGGGACGTCGATGTCGATGTCGACGTCGGTGAAACCGGCTCCACCTTCACCCGCGAGATCGCCTGGACCGGGGGTTCGGAGCTCGACATCGACGTCCCCGCCGATGTGCAGTTCACCCAGGCGCCGGGCCCCGGCACGGTTGTCATCACCGGTCCCAAGCGCGCCGTCGAGCGGGTGGTGCTGGAGAATGGGCGCCTGGCGACCGACGGGACCCACTATTCCAGCCGCCGGCTGAAGATCACCATCACGGCGCCGGATGTCCGCAAGTTCGGCGTCGGCGGCGACAGTGAGCTGGTCGTCGAGGCCTATAAGCAGGACAGCCTGGCGATCGACGCATCGGGATCCACCGAGGTTACGGTCCGCGGCGTGACCCGCAAGCTCGCCGTCGACGTGTCGGGTTCCTCGGAACTCGAT
This genomic stretch from Phenylobacterium sp. LH3H17 harbors:
- a CDS encoding glutamate synthase subunit beta, with amino-acid sequence MGKPTGFLEIERQDRVYDAPSERLKTWKEFTQPLATSAVAGQAARCMDCGIPFCHTGCPVNNQIPDFNNLVYRDQWQAALENLQSTNNFPEFTGRVCPAPCEAACTLNIVDAPVTIKTIECQIVDRGWDEGWIKPQGSPRGTGKRIAVVGSGPAGLACAQQLARAGHAPTVFEKSDRIGGLLRYGIPDFKMEKHLIDRRIAQMEQEGVIFRTNFEVGVTVSVQRLLDDYDVLVMAGGAENPRDLEIPGRELTGVHYAMDFLTQQNKRNAGDDELRAAPTGAISATGKHVIVIGGGDTGSDCIGTSNRHGAASVTQLEIMPQPPARENKFMTWPDWPLKLRTSSSQEEGCERDFAVTTKQVLGSNGKVEAIECARIEWVTGEGGRQTPQEVPGSAFKLPADLVLLAMGFVGPRHNEFIEQAAVELDPRGNVKAPVTDYKTSTPNIFSCGDMRRGQSLVVWAIREGRQCAQAVDAYLMGVSKLPR
- a CDS encoding amidohydrolase family protein, yielding MTAFRAAAFAAVLALVPGLAAAQPEPLTVYSGATLIDGTGASPKPGMSILVRGERIERVWREGEIALKLPPQTKVVDVSGQYVLPGLTDSHQHLATPPARAWAEAELKRSLYGGITSIRDMADDLRNVSDLARATRIGEIAGPDIYYAALMAGPSFFEDSRVHAASRGAKAGEVGWMQAIGPQTDLSLAVAQARGLGASAIKVYANLPGETVAAIAAEAHRQGVPIWAHAAVFPATPEQVLDAKADVVSHVCMLAYQVSAPIPGQYHNRAAVEESRFGKGVHPEMARLYDRMRADGVVLDATVRIYEAMKGRPTKPYCSTELAARLTREALEAGVSISAGTDGASAPEAAYPALHEELELLVDRAGFTPMQAIVAATRNGALSVRRDPDFGTIEAGKLANLVFVAKDPTADIGNLRTVVTTVKRGVAYSRADYDPKADLAARRSQP
- a CDS encoding dipeptidase; this encodes MISRRQTLGFAAALAAGPALARTEKPIIVNALGGLSNPNLQIGRPAGPAADTSVTDFDARGLRDAKASGLTAVNITLGYVAGPQEPYAYTLKTLDVWDRIIADNAADLTLVRKAADIAKAGAAGRIGVIYGFQNAVQIGEKLERIDEFAARGVRIVQLTYNLPNILGDGSMAPENRGLTPAGREVVAGLNRARLMVDLSHSGERTCLDALAESKAPISINHTGCRALTDLPRNKTDAELRGVAEKGGFVGIYFMPFLKPTSQASAADVAAHIEHALKICGEDHVGIGTDGSVATIDDMEAYKAALAQEHAERKAAGIAAKGERADTQPFVMDLRGPDQFRKLAGLLKARGHSQRVIDKVMGRNFVSYAERVWG
- a CDS encoding inorganic phosphate transporter, which translates into the protein MDLLGFTPLLIFLVVVALAFDFLNGLHDAANSIATIVATRVLPPFAAVAWAAFFNFIAFLFFGLHVAKTVGAGLIEPNLITDGLIFSALMGAIGWNLLTWWAAIPSSSSHALIGGLVGAGLAKAGTDAVIWVGLNKTLAAIVLSPGTGFVLALLLTLIVSWSFIRFTPFAVDGVFRKMQFVSASLYSLGHGGNDAQKTMGIIAALLIAHGMGPASGEFHVPLWVVLSCQAAMGLGTLFGGWRIVHTMGSKITRLTPMQGFCAETGGAITLFAATSLGVPVSTTHTITGAIVGVGAARRVSAVRWGVARRIVTAWVITIPAAAAISAVTYWVAGRFMG
- a CDS encoding DUF47 domain-containing protein, with amino-acid sequence MLSWFQAMMPKEEKFFHLFRAHAETLVEGAAALRDVLKGGDGVPAACARVVAHENAADEITREVLTAVRRTFITPFDRSDIKDLTTSLDDAIDQMQKTAKVITLFELREFEDPMREMADIIVEAALLTREAVGLLDKMRQNAHRLNELTEHITQIEDRSDAIYDAGRKALFLAHRAGDPMAFVVGVDIYGHLEKVMDRFEDVANRISGIVIEQV
- a CDS encoding LysE family translocator → MVVWTDWIAFGLIALGMAMTPGPNMIYLISRSISQGRRAGFMSLAGVAAGFIFYMVSAVIGLTAIVMAVPIAYDVMRITGACYLAWLAWQALKPGAASPFAVRELEPHGDARLFAMGLFTNLLNPKAAVLYLSLLPQFMHPERGDILAQGMILGATQITASVACNGVMILAAGSVARFLAARPTWAMVQRWLMGTVLGALAVRMALDSRR
- a CDS encoding peptidylprolyl isomerase, whose translation is MLRLFTFCMAALSISAAAQAADWRSLDPTETLVIETSKGTIVVEMRPDLAPRAVERIKLLAREGVYDGLLFHRVIEDFVDQTGNPDNKDGGVSRHPDLAPEFTFRLKPDQPHPIVRDTSDAVEGFVGSTPFIGAQDLLDTNPLGRRATGAYCPGVAGMGRQEAVTTANSEIFFMRQASRRLDGDYTVWGRVVKGLDVVRAMAVGEPPANPDRMIRVRVAADIPAAERPRVEVLDERGAAFKALVGRVRAARGADFTVCDIEIPTR
- a CDS encoding PadR family transcriptional regulator translates to MAEAVQVQLKKGVLELCVLALLSRQDSYAYEIASRLAEGIDMGEGTIYPLMRRMQTDGLVDTYLVESSSGPPRKYYKLTEAGKQSFTAQKAEWAAFSRAVEAILGETK
- a CDS encoding DUF1700 domain-containing protein translates to MTRQAFIDRLRLGLSGMPPQAIADAIADYEAHFDEGLAAGRSEEEVATALGDPARLARELRAEVGLKKWEEQRNPSAAAGAIFAVLGLGAIDLLILLPILMAVAGTLFGLIIAVVAVFFAGGAVFAVGPFFQPPGGTAAALLGGIGLMALASSAGALLTLVVIGFVNALVWYGRLHYRLLKPAIEPQVQG
- a CDS encoding GIN domain-containing protein, giving the protein MIRVLVLIAITGFFVGVVALSSAAAIGGPDLAARNWHWINHWSEIDWDHVDRDVDVDVDVGETGSTFTREIAWTGGSELDIDVPADVQFTQAPGPGTVVITGPKRAVERVVLENGRLATDGTHYSSRRLKITITAPDVRKFGVGGDSELVVEAYKQDSLAIDASGSTEVTVRGVTRKLAVDVSGSSELDLSGLEAEEAAVDSSGSAETSLAPKSVADLNISGASEVTLLTKPAQLATDISGAGELHEAH